The Dokdonella sp. nucleotide sequence CCGTCGCGGTGATGATGGAGAAGTACGAGGTCGTGCGCGACATGTACCACGGCTTCGATTACGCCTGCGCGATGAGCGGCACGCCGCAGGAGCGCCTGGGCGTGATGGCAGGGGCCATCGAATGGATTCTCGACCTGCAACAAAAGCTGGCAGCCGAAGAGAAGACCAAGGAAGGCAAGAAGAACGCTCACCGTCGATACCAGGACGCGGTGCTGGCCTTGTCCAAGGCGTTCGCACTGGCTTCCGCCTCCGACGAGGCCCGCGAAATCCGGGAGGAAGTCGGCTTCTTCCAGGCCATCCGTGCCGCGCTGGTCAAGAGCAGCACGGGCTCCGGCGTGACCCGGCAAGAGCGCGAGCTGGCCATCCAGCAAATCGTCAGCCGTGCGGTGGTCTCGACCGAGATCGTGGACATCCTGGCAGCAAGCGGGCTCAAGAGCCCGGACATTTCCATCCTCTCGGACGAGTTCCTCGCCGAAGTTCAGCGGATGGAGAAGAAGAACCTCGCGCTGGAAGCCCTGCGCAAGTTGCTGAACGACGGTATTCGCTCGCGCAGCAAGGCCAACGTGGTGCAAACCCGCGCCTTCTCGGAGCGTTTGGAAGATGCGGTGGCGCGCTACCACGCCAACGCCATCACCACCGCCGAGGTGCTGCAGGAGCTGATCCAACTGGCCAAGGACATCCGCGCAGCGCGCCAGCGTGGTGAAGAGCAAGGGCTGTCAGACGAGGAGATCGCCTTCTACGACGCCCTGGCCGAGAACGAGAGCGCAGTGCAGATAATGGGCGACGACAGTCTCCGGTTGATCGCCCACGAACTGCTTGTAAGCCTGCGCGAAAACGTGTCGGTTGACTGGGCGCACCGGGACTCTGCCCGCGCCCGGATGCGGGTGCTGGTGAAGCGCATCCTGCGCAAGTACGGTTATCCCCCCGACCTGCAGGACAAGGCGGTGCAGACGGTGTTGCAGCAAGCCGAGGCGTTGTCCTCGGGATGGTCGGCGCCACGTGGAGGGACTGTTCGTTTCGACTGATGGTGGTGGAGTGCGGGCGTTGTTTCGACGCTCCTCTTGCAAGCCTGCGCGCGTCGGCGCGGACGTCGATGGCAACGGGCGTATGCGGGGGCGTTTCCGAGCTTGCCGCGCATTTCCGCAGCAACGAAAACTGCTGATGCAGCGAGGCAAGTTCTGGCGTGAGTGTTCAGCGGACGGCATGACGCGCGTGCGCGGATGTGCGGCGCGATCCTTGCCGTCGTCGGTTCGATTCCGCGTGTTGAATGCAATCGCGCCCTGCACCGAGCCAGTGCCAGTGCCAGTGCGGCGCAAATGCCTGACAATCCCCCCATGTGCAATCGCTTCGTCTCACCCGCGCAGGAAGTGATCGAGGCGCACTGGGGCCTGGAACCCAGCGCCCAACCTGCGTGGGCGGCCTCGATTCATCCGCGCGCACTTGGCCCGTTCATTCGTGCCCGGGGCGACGGGCGCGAACTCATCGTCGGTCAGTGGGCGCTGATCCCGCACTTCGCCAAGACCGCGAAGTTGAACTACTCGACCAACAACGCCCGCGCGGAGGAACTGGCGCAGAAGGCCAGTTATCGCGATCCGTGGAAGCGCGGCCAGCGGTGCATCATCCCGGCCATGTCCTTCGACGAACCGAATTGGGAAACCGGCAAGAACGTGTGGTGGCGCTTCCACCGCGCCGACGGCACGCCGTGGGGGCTGGCGGGCATCTGGAATACCTGGATCGACCGCGCCACGGGCGAGGTGGTCGAAAGCTATTCGATGCTGACCCTCAACGCCGACGAGCACCCGCTGATGCGCCGGATGCACAAGCCCGATCCGGCCTATGGCCCCGACGAACAGGACAAACGTTCGGTCATTCCCATCGAGATCGGTGATGTCGATGCGTGGTTGCATGGCAGCGTCGAGGAGGCGTCGCGGCTGCTGCGGCTTGCGCCTGTCGAGGTGTTTGCCGCTGCACCTGTTGCCTGAAGGCGCGAACAGGCGAAGTTGGCGTAAGGATGCACTGATCAAACCCGCAATGGCTTCATGACATCCACAAGGATCGCTGCGTGGCGGGCGTGGCGATGTGGGCATCGCGGGCGGATCCGGCGGCCCGGCGACGGACCTGCCGCAGGCGCATGCTGCGCGGGACGGGCGAAGCGAACCGGCCGGCGACGGCGGGTTCGTTTGCATGAAGATGGTGGCCAAGGGCGGAATCGAACCACCGACACGCGGATTTTCAATCCGCTGCTCTA carries:
- a CDS encoding SOS response-associated peptidase family protein, with the translated sequence MCGAILAVVGSIPRVECNRALHRASASASAAQMPDNPPMCNRFVSPAQEVIEAHWGLEPSAQPAWAASIHPRALGPFIRARGDGRELIVGQWALIPHFAKTAKLNYSTNNARAEELAQKASYRDPWKRGQRCIIPAMSFDEPNWETGKNVWWRFHRADGTPWGLAGIWNTWIDRATGEVVESYSMLTLNADEHPLMRRMHKPDPAYGPDEQDKRSVIPIEIGDVDAWLHGSVEEASRLLRLAPVEVFAAAPVA